From a single Stackebrandtia endophytica genomic region:
- a CDS encoding beta-galactosidase: protein MNQDAMRWPTGVAGLCFGADYHPEHWPRHIWIQDMDLMRQAGVNLVTVGSTAWSRLEPAEGEYEFDWLDDTLDLLADNDIRAILAIPTSSPPPWFGLRHPDALTVDDRGNRLGHGSRDTYCVCAPAYRSACLRLTRELATRYRHHPALSIWQVHTTYRTVCHCDHSSRSFQLWLRERHGDLATLNEAWSTAVWGQRYSDWAQITAPRATTDAPNPAQALDFRRFNSDEMLTHFGEQQTVLRQYTPHIPVTTTFEIGDDVPIDHWRWSKEVDIVSMASYPDRVDRGAEEQTAFIADLARSLAGGRPWLLKEQATGLIHTPDGPHTFEPGRLERHAMTQIARGARGVMFEQWRAPTGGATAWRSAMLPHAGPNTRLFREIRRLGDMLPGLAELDGAAVRAKVAIMWDEPSWWALTGPSAPTPHVDYLGVVRQAHRVLWRHDVLTDFTAGETDLSGYRLAIIPHLYLATETIADNLAGWVAQGGTAVITYLSGTTDHTGRIHAGGLSGVFASLIGVRGEEAYPMLPDQSVRLSNGATGRVWSEHLHLDGAETICGYRGGTLDRQPAITRHALGDGHVWYVSTQLDDTDFTDLLDAIGILPSEADPDVETVERETDDDTYRIVINHGDKPTAINATGTDLVSGKPAEGGYQFLL from the coding sequence GTGAACCAGGATGCGATGCGTTGGCCCACCGGCGTGGCGGGACTGTGCTTCGGCGCCGACTACCACCCCGAACACTGGCCACGCCACATCTGGATCCAGGACATGGATCTGATGCGACAAGCCGGCGTCAACCTCGTGACCGTCGGCAGCACCGCCTGGTCCCGTCTCGAACCCGCCGAGGGCGAATACGAGTTCGACTGGCTCGACGACACGCTGGACCTGTTGGCCGACAACGACATCAGGGCCATCCTCGCGATCCCGACCTCCTCACCCCCGCCGTGGTTCGGCCTGCGTCATCCCGACGCACTCACCGTCGACGACCGCGGCAACCGACTCGGCCACGGCAGTCGGGACACCTATTGCGTCTGCGCACCGGCGTACCGATCCGCCTGCCTGCGCCTCACCCGCGAGTTGGCCACCCGTTACCGCCATCACCCGGCCCTGTCGATCTGGCAGGTGCACACCACCTACCGGACGGTCTGCCACTGCGACCACAGCTCCCGATCCTTCCAACTCTGGCTGCGCGAACGGCACGGAGACCTCGCCACGCTCAACGAAGCGTGGAGCACCGCCGTATGGGGGCAGCGCTACTCCGATTGGGCCCAGATCACCGCGCCACGCGCCACCACCGACGCCCCGAATCCGGCACAGGCACTGGACTTCCGACGGTTCAACTCCGATGAGATGCTCACGCATTTCGGCGAGCAGCAGACGGTTCTGAGGCAGTACACGCCACACATCCCGGTCACCACCACCTTCGAAATCGGCGACGACGTACCCATCGACCACTGGAGATGGTCCAAAGAGGTCGACATCGTGTCGATGGCCAGCTATCCCGACCGCGTCGATCGCGGTGCCGAGGAACAGACCGCGTTCATCGCCGACCTGGCTCGATCACTGGCCGGGGGCCGGCCCTGGTTGCTCAAGGAACAGGCGACCGGGCTGATCCACACCCCCGACGGACCACACACCTTCGAGCCGGGGCGCCTCGAACGCCACGCCATGACTCAGATCGCCCGAGGTGCTCGCGGAGTCATGTTCGAGCAGTGGCGCGCGCCCACCGGGGGCGCGACCGCGTGGCGATCGGCGATGCTCCCGCATGCCGGCCCCAACACCCGCCTGTTCCGCGAGATCCGGCGACTGGGTGACATGCTGCCGGGACTGGCCGAACTGGACGGTGCGGCGGTTCGCGCCAAGGTCGCGATCATGTGGGACGAACCGAGCTGGTGGGCGTTGACCGGGCCCAGCGCACCGACCCCACACGTCGACTACCTGGGCGTGGTCAGACAGGCTCACCGGGTGCTGTGGCGACACGACGTTCTCACCGACTTCACCGCCGGGGAAACCGACCTCTCCGGCTACCGGTTGGCGATCATCCCGCATCTGTATCTGGCGACCGAGACCATCGCCGACAACCTCGCCGGGTGGGTCGCCCAAGGCGGGACCGCCGTCATCACCTACCTCAGCGGAACGACCGACCACACCGGACGAATTCACGCCGGAGGCCTCAGTGGCGTGTTCGCCAGCCTGATCGGGGTGCGCGGTGAGGAGGCGTATCCGATGCTGCCCGACCAGAGCGTGCGGTTGTCCAACGGCGCGACGGGACGCGTCTGGAGCGAACACCTGCACCTGGACGGTGCCGAGACGATCTGCGGTTACCGCGGTGGCACCCTCGACCGGCAACCGGCCATCACCAGACACGCGCTCGGTGACGGCCATGTGTGGTATGTGTCCACTCAGCTCGACGACACCGACTTCACCGATCTCCTGGACGCCATAGGGATCCTGCCGTCCGAAGCCGACCCCGACGTCGAGACCGTCGAGCGCGAAACCGATGACGACACCTATCGCATCGTCATCAACCACGGCGACAAACCCACCGCCATCAACGCCACCGGCACCGATCTCGTATCCGGGAAGCCCGCCGAGGGCGGTTACCAGTTCCTTCTTTGA
- a CDS encoding metal ABC transporter substrate-binding protein codes for MKIPQARWGGIAALTLAATSLAACGSDSAADADVSAVAAFYPLQFVTEQVGGEHVAVTNLTAAGAEPHDLELAPLQVAEITDADLVVYLPGFQPAVDQAVEQQAPDAGFDVTTATQLRESGDEHDHGDHDGHDHDHGDLDPHVWLDPTKYADIAIAVGDKLSELDPDHADDYAANAQAMADRLDELDQSYQTGLAECDTRDIVTSHAAFGYLADRYDLHEVAVTGLSPDTTPTPEAFQQVTDYVTEHGVTTIFYETLVSPSVAETIAQETGAQTAVLDPLEGLSPDSDGDYFSIMETNLSTLVTALGCT; via the coding sequence ATGAAGATCCCCCAAGCCCGCTGGGGCGGAATCGCCGCCCTGACTCTGGCGGCCACATCACTGGCCGCCTGCGGAAGCGACTCGGCCGCCGATGCCGACGTCTCCGCCGTCGCCGCCTTCTATCCGTTGCAGTTCGTCACCGAGCAGGTCGGTGGCGAGCATGTCGCGGTGACCAACCTGACCGCCGCCGGCGCCGAACCCCACGACCTGGAACTCGCCCCACTCCAGGTCGCCGAGATCACCGACGCCGACCTCGTGGTGTACCTGCCGGGATTCCAGCCCGCCGTCGACCAGGCCGTCGAACAGCAGGCGCCCGATGCGGGGTTCGACGTCACCACCGCCACGCAACTGCGCGAATCCGGCGATGAACACGATCACGGCGACCACGACGGACACGACCACGACCACGGGGACCTCGATCCGCACGTCTGGCTGGACCCGACCAAGTACGCCGACATCGCCATCGCGGTGGGCGACAAGCTCTCCGAACTCGACCCCGATCACGCCGACGACTACGCCGCCAACGCGCAGGCGATGGCCGACCGCCTCGACGAACTGGACCAGTCGTACCAGACCGGCCTCGCCGAGTGCGACACCCGCGACATCGTGACCTCGCACGCCGCCTTCGGTTACCTGGCCGACCGCTACGACCTGCACGAGGTCGCCGTCACCGGACTGTCGCCCGACACCACCCCCACTCCCGAGGCGTTCCAGCAGGTCACCGACTACGTCACCGAACACGGCGTCACCACCATCTTCTACGAGACCCTGGTGTCGCCCAGCGTCGCCGAGACCATCGCCCAGGAGACCGGCGCCCAGACCGCGGTTCTCGACCCCCTCGAAGGGCTGTCACCCGACAGTGACGGCGACTACTTCTCCATCATGGAGACGAATCTGTCAACGCTGGTCACGGCATTGGGGTGCACATGA
- a CDS encoding ATP-binding domain-containing protein yields MLYNRLDELRERLDQRRDLARREEDETPGRLTHRDNMVAMYSSRLAQLDAVENGLCFGRLDSTGGTNYIGRIGLFDPQREPLLIDWRAEAARSFYTATAARPGDVTLRRHIHTSHREVTGISDEVLDLSAPQDDQSTITGEAALLAALDAERSGRMRDIVETIQAEQDDIIRAPLDGTLIVEGGPGTGKTAVALHRAAYLLYEYREQLASRGVLLIGPNTMFLRYISEVLPGLAETDVLLRTIGDLYPGVSADREEPDEAAAIKGSETMVEVVKAAIADRQRLPETEVDMDTEYGRLVLDRAACARARDRARDSGKLHNAARPVFEAAMIEALAEQVAERIGTDPLGGENLLDEDDLAEIGRELVGESDVQAVLDWLWPKLTPKLLISGLLSSRRRIASAAPHLTEYQCGLLLRTPYSGWSPADVPLLDEAAELLGSAEDKTATAAAERRRQERAEYAQGVLDIAMGSRSIDVEDEDDPEILLATDLLDAALLGQRHVDVAYRTTAERAAADRTWTFGHIVVDEAQELSPMAWRMLLRRTVTKSMTVVGDLAQLGDLSGTTSWSEALEPHVGRLRHRTLSVSYRTPAEIMAEAAKVLVRIDPALTPPTAARRTGVEPWRREIDDSELFIRLAGLIDAERSEVGRGSVGVVVPNGRLAALEDLAVPDGDDAGGPVTVLTVRRAKGLEFDAVIVIDPDGISSQSPRGDNDLYVALTRATRRLGVIDVSS; encoded by the coding sequence ATGTTGTATAACCGGCTCGATGAGCTGCGAGAACGCCTGGATCAGCGACGAGACCTGGCTCGGCGTGAAGAGGATGAGACTCCCGGGCGACTGACTCACCGCGACAATATGGTCGCCATGTATTCATCCCGGCTGGCTCAACTGGACGCGGTCGAGAACGGATTGTGCTTCGGCCGATTGGATTCGACCGGCGGAACAAATTACATAGGACGGATCGGCCTATTCGACCCGCAGCGAGAGCCCCTGTTGATCGATTGGCGCGCCGAGGCGGCCCGGTCCTTCTACACCGCCACGGCAGCCCGCCCCGGCGACGTGACGTTGCGACGCCACATCCACACCAGCCACCGCGAGGTCACCGGGATCAGCGATGAGGTCCTGGACCTGTCGGCGCCGCAGGACGACCAGTCGACCATCACCGGCGAGGCGGCGCTGCTGGCCGCGTTGGACGCCGAACGAAGCGGCCGGATGCGCGACATCGTCGAGACCATCCAGGCCGAACAGGATGACATCATCCGAGCCCCACTGGACGGGACGCTGATCGTCGAGGGCGGGCCCGGCACCGGCAAGACGGCGGTCGCATTGCATCGCGCCGCATATCTGCTGTACGAGTATCGGGAACAGCTGGCCAGCCGCGGTGTGCTGCTCATCGGTCCCAACACGATGTTCCTGCGTTACATCTCCGAGGTGCTGCCCGGTCTCGCCGAGACCGACGTGTTGCTGCGCACCATCGGTGACCTGTACCCCGGTGTCTCAGCCGATCGCGAGGAGCCCGACGAAGCGGCCGCGATCAAGGGATCGGAGACGATGGTCGAGGTGGTCAAGGCCGCGATCGCCGACCGGCAACGCCTACCGGAGACCGAAGTGGACATGGACACCGAGTACGGTCGACTCGTCCTGGATCGCGCGGCCTGTGCCCGGGCGCGTGACCGGGCACGTGACTCCGGCAAGCTCCACAACGCCGCGCGGCCGGTGTTCGAGGCGGCGATGATCGAGGCACTGGCCGAGCAGGTCGCCGAACGCATCGGCACGGACCCGTTGGGTGGTGAGAACCTGCTGGACGAGGACGACCTCGCTGAGATCGGTCGCGAGTTGGTCGGCGAGTCCGACGTGCAGGCGGTGCTGGACTGGTTGTGGCCCAAGCTGACCCCGAAACTGCTGATCTCGGGACTGCTGTCGAGTCGTCGACGCATCGCCTCGGCGGCTCCTCATCTCACGGAGTACCAGTGCGGCCTGTTGCTTCGCACCCCGTACAGCGGCTGGAGTCCCGCCGACGTACCCCTGCTGGACGAGGCCGCCGAGCTGCTCGGCAGCGCGGAGGACAAGACCGCCACCGCGGCCGCCGAACGCCGTCGACAGGAACGCGCCGAGTACGCCCAAGGTGTCCTGGACATCGCCATGGGGTCGCGGTCGATCGACGTCGAGGACGAGGACGACCCGGAAATCCTGCTGGCCACCGACCTGTTGGATGCCGCGCTGCTCGGACAGCGCCACGTCGACGTCGCCTACCGCACCACCGCTGAACGCGCCGCCGCCGATCGGACCTGGACCTTCGGCCACATCGTCGTCGACGAGGCGCAGGAACTCTCGCCGATGGCCTGGCGGATGCTCCTGCGCCGAACCGTCACCAAGTCGATGACCGTTGTGGGCGACCTGGCTCAGTTGGGCGACCTCTCCGGCACCACCTCCTGGTCGGAGGCACTCGAACCTCACGTCGGGCGGTTGCGGCATCGGACCTTGAGTGTGAGTTATCGGACGCCCGCCGAGATCATGGCGGAGGCCGCGAAGGTGCTGGTGAGGATCGATCCGGCGCTGACCCCTCCCACCGCGGCGCGCCGAACCGGTGTCGAGCCGTGGCGTCGGGAGATCGACGACTCCGAACTGTTCATCCGGTTGGCGGGCCTGATCGACGCGGAGCGTTCCGAGGTGGGACGGGGCAGCGTCGGTGTCGTCGTCCCCAATGGCCGGTTGGCGGCTTTGGAGGACCTGGCGGTGCCCGACGGTGACGACGCCGGCGGCCCGGTGACGGTGTTGACGGTGCGGCGGGCCAAAGGTTTGGAGTTCGACGCGGTCATCGTGATCGATCCCGACGGCATCAGCTCTCAATCACCGCGAGGTGACAACGATCTGTACGTCGCCCTGACCCGGGCCACCCGTCGCCTCGGCGTCATCGATGTGTCGTCGTAA
- a CDS encoding energy-coupling factor transporter transmembrane component T family protein has product MLDLRPSAPPGSFIAGRNPAAKLVVAAMISLTVLTSVDWLTPGLMLAMCLALLPLCGVDARLLLRRVRYLLLAAGSVAVVSTLFAADKTGTVWWEFGPILITSSAAETGVSLALRVLAVAIPGVLIFTTTDPTELADSLVQQWRMPARFAIGALAALRLLPMLTVEWRMLAMARRARGLDSGGNPIAAVKLFASTMFGLLVSAIRRATRLATAMDARGFDSQVPRTVARPQRVRRADWVMVLIVLVVCGAVLAVSIGSGVHRPLWE; this is encoded by the coding sequence GTGCTCGACCTGAGACCGTCGGCGCCGCCCGGCTCCTTCATCGCCGGCCGCAACCCGGCCGCCAAACTCGTCGTCGCGGCGATGATCTCGTTGACCGTGTTGACCTCGGTCGACTGGCTGACCCCGGGGCTCATGCTGGCGATGTGCCTGGCTCTACTGCCGCTGTGCGGCGTCGATGCGCGGTTGCTGCTGCGTCGGGTTCGTTATCTGCTGTTGGCGGCCGGATCGGTGGCGGTGGTCAGCACATTGTTCGCCGCCGATAAGACCGGGACCGTGTGGTGGGAGTTCGGCCCGATCCTGATCACTTCCTCGGCGGCCGAAACCGGTGTGTCGCTGGCGCTTCGCGTACTGGCCGTGGCGATCCCGGGGGTGTTGATCTTCACCACGACCGACCCGACCGAGCTGGCCGATTCGCTCGTTCAGCAGTGGCGGATGCCGGCCCGATTCGCCATCGGGGCGTTGGCGGCGCTGCGTCTGTTGCCGATGCTGACGGTGGAGTGGCGAATGCTGGCGATGGCCCGACGGGCTCGCGGCCTGGACTCCGGTGGCAATCCGATCGCGGCGGTGAAGCTGTTCGCCTCGACGATGTTCGGGCTGCTGGTCAGCGCGATTCGGCGAGCAACCCGGCTGGCCACCGCGATGGATGCCCGGGGATTCGACTCGCAGGTACCCCGCACCGTTGCCCGTCCGCAGCGGGTTCGACGAGCAGACTGGGTCATGGTGCTGATCGTCCTGGTGGTGTGTGGTGCGGTGTTGGCGGTCTCGATCGGCTCGGGGGTGCATCGCCCGCTGTGGGAATGA
- a CDS encoding metal ABC transporter ATP-binding protein translates to MIIDVESAQVGYEDRTVLRGVDLKLSAGEAVALLGANGSGKSTLVKASLGLVPLSGGTAKLFDTPLGKFRGWDRIGYVPQRLGAGGGVPATVTEVVSAGRLAKRYIPFPARASDRRIVAESLEAVGLADRGKDAVATLSGGQQQRVLIARALAAEPDLLVMDEPTAGVDAANQDLFAELLGRRKRAGCAVLLVAHELGPVAGIIDRCVVLSDGRVVGDGPPRQVLDSAGHHPHDPQAHHGMWSAA, encoded by the coding sequence ATGATCATCGACGTCGAGTCCGCGCAGGTCGGGTACGAGGACCGCACCGTCCTGCGCGGAGTGGACCTGAAGTTGTCCGCCGGTGAGGCGGTCGCACTGCTGGGGGCGAACGGCTCGGGCAAGTCGACGCTGGTGAAGGCCTCACTCGGTCTCGTGCCGTTGAGCGGTGGCACGGCTAAATTGTTCGATACCCCACTGGGCAAGTTTCGCGGATGGGACCGCATCGGGTACGTACCGCAGCGCCTGGGCGCCGGTGGTGGAGTGCCGGCGACCGTGACCGAGGTGGTCTCGGCGGGCCGGCTGGCCAAACGTTATATCCCGTTCCCGGCCCGCGCCTCCGATCGACGCATCGTCGCGGAATCCCTGGAGGCGGTGGGGTTGGCCGACCGCGGCAAGGACGCCGTGGCCACCCTGTCGGGCGGTCAGCAGCAGCGGGTCCTCATCGCACGAGCGCTGGCCGCCGAACCCGACCTGTTGGTCATGGACGAACCCACCGCCGGCGTGGACGCGGCCAACCAGGACCTGTTCGCCGAACTCCTGGGCCGCCGGAAGCGCGCCGGCTGCGCGGTCCTACTGGTGGCCCACGAACTCGGCCCGGTCGCCGGCATCATCGACCGCTGCGTCGTCCTCTCCGACGGTCGAGTCGTCGGTGACGGCCCGCCGCGGCAGGTTCTCGACAGCGCCGGGCATCACCCACATGACCCGCAAGCTCACCACGGAATGTGGAGCGCCGCCTGA
- a CDS encoding ABC transporter ATP-binding protein, protein MSTVELTGFTWRHAGRRAAAVTDVDLRIESGERVLLLGASGAGKSTLLTAMAGLLPDDSGEQTGLVHVDGVDARRGRERVGMVFQDPQTQLVMARTGDDVAFGLENRGVAAELIWPTVRSALSMVTFPYGTDRSTHALSGGEQQRLALAAVIALRPGLLLLDEPTANLDPVAAAAVRAAIRDVLDQSSDTTMVLVEHRVGDSLPLVDRVVVLDTGGGVLADGNPEKVFAEHGEWLARQGVWVPDLAPVPPRRSRAIGERLLHADAVSLAYPGSTTPAVSTMDVELHRGELVAVTGASGSGKSTLARMLGGLIRPDRGAVSADPALSGPGTPLHRWRAATLASRVGSVFQNPEHQFVTSRVIDELNLRPRTAAHDPDRIARRTDELLERLRLTKLAQANPFTLSGGEARRLSVATALASAPEVLVFDEPTFGQDRRTWLELTDLIATLRDEGTAIAVVSHDTDFVAATADRVLTMMDGSLCST, encoded by the coding sequence ATGTCAACGGTTGAACTGACCGGCTTCACGTGGCGACACGCCGGTCGCCGCGCCGCAGCGGTGACCGATGTGGACCTGCGCATCGAGTCCGGGGAAAGGGTGCTGCTACTGGGAGCCTCCGGCGCCGGCAAGAGCACCCTGCTGACCGCCATGGCCGGTCTGCTGCCCGACGACTCGGGAGAACAGACCGGCCTGGTCCACGTCGACGGCGTCGACGCCCGGCGCGGACGTGAACGCGTCGGGATGGTGTTCCAGGATCCGCAAACCCAGCTGGTCATGGCCCGCACCGGCGACGACGTGGCCTTCGGACTGGAGAATCGCGGCGTCGCCGCGGAACTGATCTGGCCGACCGTCCGATCAGCTCTGTCCATGGTGACGTTTCCCTATGGCACGGATCGATCCACCCACGCGCTGTCGGGTGGTGAACAACAGCGGTTGGCATTGGCTGCGGTGATCGCGTTGCGACCCGGGCTACTGCTGCTGGACGAACCCACCGCCAACCTTGATCCGGTCGCGGCCGCCGCCGTCCGCGCGGCGATTCGCGATGTGCTGGACCAGTCCTCCGACACCACGATGGTGCTGGTGGAACATCGCGTCGGCGACAGCCTGCCGCTGGTCGACCGGGTCGTGGTGTTGGACACCGGAGGAGGTGTCCTCGCCGACGGGAATCCGGAGAAGGTGTTCGCCGAGCACGGTGAATGGCTCGCCCGCCAGGGAGTCTGGGTTCCCGATCTCGCGCCGGTCCCGCCCCGACGAAGTCGGGCGATCGGGGAACGCCTCCTGCACGCCGACGCCGTCTCGCTGGCCTACCCGGGCAGCACCACCCCGGCGGTGTCCACCATGGATGTCGAGCTGCATCGCGGTGAACTGGTAGCGGTGACCGGGGCCAGCGGGTCCGGTAAGAGCACCCTGGCGCGAATGCTGGGTGGACTGATCCGACCCGATCGCGGTGCCGTATCGGCCGATCCGGCGTTGAGCGGGCCCGGCACCCCCCTGCACCGGTGGCGCGCCGCGACCCTGGCCTCTCGGGTGGGCTCGGTGTTCCAGAACCCGGAACACCAGTTCGTCACCAGCCGGGTCATCGACGAATTGAACCTACGCCCCCGCACCGCCGCCCACGACCCCGACCGGATCGCCCGCCGAACCGACGAACTGCTCGAACGGCTGCGACTGACGAAATTGGCACAGGCCAACCCGTTCACGTTGTCCGGTGGCGAAGCACGTCGGCTGTCGGTGGCGACGGCGTTGGCCTCGGCGCCCGAGGTACTGGTGTTCGACGAACCGACATTCGGGCAGGACCGACGTACCTGGCTGGAACTCACCGACCTGATCGCCACCCTCCGCGATGAGGGGACGGCGATCGCGGTGGTCAGCCACGACACCGATTTCGTCGCCGCCACCGCCGACCGGGTTTTGACCATGATGGATGGTTCACTGTGCTCGACCTGA
- a CDS encoding Clp protease N-terminal domain-containing protein, translated as MNEPLPVRLDDLISYVTQQHPEADALVRLSDAVLLADRLGEQSDHLIGHFVDQARRSGASWTQIGEHMGVTKQAAQKRFVANKPAAIDPGMMTRFTDRARAVVSHAQLAARDTGHDHIESPHLLLGLLAEPDGLAAKVIEAHDVPLDQVERTAKGRLGTPDDTQPPVIPPDKSTLEIIATLTLREALGMGHNYIGTEHILLGILASGDSDGARILNDLGVTHESAKNRIEELLSAWIPKAD; from the coding sequence ATGAACGAACCACTACCCGTCCGCTTGGACGACCTCATCAGTTACGTGACCCAACAACACCCCGAGGCCGACGCACTGGTGCGCCTCTCGGACGCCGTACTCCTGGCCGACCGACTCGGCGAGCAGTCCGATCACCTGATCGGGCACTTCGTCGACCAGGCCCGCCGTTCCGGCGCCTCCTGGACCCAGATCGGTGAACACATGGGCGTGACGAAGCAGGCGGCCCAGAAGCGCTTCGTCGCCAACAAACCGGCCGCGATCGATCCCGGCATGATGACCCGATTCACCGATCGCGCCCGCGCGGTCGTCTCCCATGCGCAACTGGCCGCCCGTGACACCGGGCACGACCACATCGAGTCACCACACCTGCTGTTGGGCCTGCTGGCCGAACCGGACGGCCTCGCCGCCAAGGTCATCGAGGCTCACGACGTCCCCCTCGACCAAGTCGAGCGCACTGCCAAAGGTCGACTGGGTACCCCAGATGACACGCAGCCGCCGGTGATCCCACCGGATAAGTCCACTCTGGAGATCATCGCGACCCTGACGCTCCGCGAGGCACTGGGCATGGGACACAACTACATCGGAACCGAACACATCCTGCTGGGCATCCTGGCCAGCGGCGACAGCGACGGCGCCCGAATTCTCAACGATCTCGGCGTCACCCACGAGTCGGCCAAGAACCGCATCGAGGAATTGCTGTCGGCCTGGATTCCCAAGGCCGACTGA
- a CDS encoding ECF transporter S component yields MTTTTPFRWRTIDIVVAATLAVAFGVVFWAWAFVWETIQGALVFYPPLKALIYGLWLMPAVMAPLIIRKPGAALFTEGLASTVSALLGSFWGIMVVWQGLAQGLAGEIAFATGRYRRFGVPTALVGGALTGLTATIWDCVVYYPTLSFAAYQLPYVLIGTVSCIIIAGLGSHLLTKALANTGVLDRFGPGRERKTV; encoded by the coding sequence GTGACAACCACCACCCCGTTCCGCTGGCGGACGATCGACATCGTGGTCGCCGCGACGTTGGCGGTCGCGTTCGGTGTCGTGTTCTGGGCCTGGGCCTTCGTATGGGAGACCATCCAAGGGGCCCTGGTGTTCTATCCACCGTTGAAGGCCCTCATCTACGGCCTGTGGCTGATGCCGGCCGTCATGGCGCCACTGATCATCCGCAAACCCGGCGCCGCACTGTTCACCGAGGGTCTGGCCTCGACGGTCTCGGCCCTGCTCGGGTCGTTCTGGGGAATCATGGTCGTCTGGCAGGGACTGGCGCAGGGCCTGGCGGGCGAGATCGCGTTCGCCACGGGTCGCTACCGCCGTTTCGGTGTTCCCACGGCTCTCGTCGGCGGCGCGTTGACCGGTCTGACCGCGACCATCTGGGACTGCGTGGTCTACTACCCCACCCTGTCGTTCGCCGCATATCAACTGCCGTATGTCCTCATCGGAACGGTCAGCTGCATCATCATCGCGGGCCTGGGATCCCACCTGCTGACCAAGGCACTGGCCAACACCGGTGTCCTGGACCGGTTCGGCCCCGGACGCGAACGGAAGACGGTCTGA
- a CDS encoding lytic polysaccharide monooxygenase auxiliary activity family 9 protein, translated as MSLKFLVRTATVTFGIFLATVMTLILAPAAQAHGYTNSPTSRALFCQQGVVSNCGQIQWEPQSVEGPKGFPTAGPADGKLCSGSVGRFAELDDPRGGNWPKTNVQSGQSYQLSWRITVPHATADFKYYITKPGWNPSQPLTRASLDLNPFLSVPFAGARPGSQVSHSANLPPRTGHHVIFAVWTIADTGNAFYQCSDVNFG; from the coding sequence ATGTCCCTGAAGTTCCTTGTCCGAACCGCAACCGTCACGTTCGGAATCTTCCTAGCCACCGTCATGACGCTGATCCTGGCACCAGCGGCCCAGGCTCACGGTTACACCAACTCCCCCACCAGTCGCGCGCTGTTCTGCCAACAGGGCGTCGTCAGCAACTGTGGACAGATCCAGTGGGAACCACAGAGCGTGGAAGGCCCCAAGGGCTTCCCCACCGCCGGTCCCGCCGACGGGAAGCTGTGCTCCGGCAGCGTCGGCCGATTCGCCGAACTAGACGATCCACGCGGCGGAAACTGGCCGAAGACCAACGTCCAAAGCGGACAGTCTTACCAGCTCAGCTGGCGAATCACCGTTCCGCACGCCACCGCCGACTTCAAGTACTACATCACCAAGCCGGGTTGGAACCCCAGCCAACCGCTGACCCGCGCCAGTCTCGACCTCAACCCGTTCCTGAGCGTCCCGTTCGCGGGCGCCCGGCCGGGCAGCCAGGTGAGCCACTCGGCCAACCTGCCGCCACGAACCGGACATCACGTGATCTTCGCGGTCTGGACCATCGCCGACACCGGCAACGCTTTCTACCAGTGCTCCGATGTGAACTTCGGCTGA